Part of the Mycolicibacterium thermoresistibile genome, ACCCGGGGGATCGGTTTGGCGCTCGCCGAGGGCTACGTGCTCGCCGGGGCTCGCGTGGTCGTCGCCAGCCGCAAATCCGACGCCTGTGAACGCGCCGCCGCGCACCTGCGGGCGTTGGGCGGCGATGCGATCGGGGTACCGACCCACCTCGGCGACATCGACGCGTGTGAGGCCCTGGTCCGGCGCACCGTCGACGAGTTCGGCGGAATCGACGTGCTGGTGAACAATGCCGCCAACGCGCTGACCCAACCGCTGGGCGAGTTGACGGTGGACGCGTGGACGAAGTCCTTCGAGGTGAATCTGCGGGGCCCGGTGTTCCTGGTGCAGGCCGCCCTGCCGCATCTGAAGACGAGTCCGCATGCGGCGGTGCTGAACATGGTGTCGGTCGGGGCTTTTCTGTTCTCCCCGGGCACCGCGATGTACTCGGCGGGCAAGGCGGCGTTGATGTCGTTCACCCGGTCGATGGCAGCCCAGTTCGCGCCTCTGGGTATCCGGGTCAACGCGCTGGCGCCGGGGCCGGTCGACAC contains:
- a CDS encoding SDR family NAD(P)-dependent oxidoreductase, whose amino-acid sequence is MDRQTFDKLFDMTGRTVVVTGGTRGIGLALAEGYVLAGARVVVASRKSDACERAAAHLRALGGDAIGVPTHLGDIDACEALVRRTVDEFGGIDVLVNNAANALTQPLGELTVDAWTKSFEVNLRGPVFLVQAALPHLKTSPHAAVLNMVSVGAFLFSPGTAMYSAGKAALMSFTRSMAAQFAPLGIRVNALAPGPVDTDMMRNNPQEVVDMMAGATLMKRLATPDEMVGAALLLTSDAGSYITGTVLIADGGGTPR